The Mesomycoplasma ovipneumoniae genome includes a region encoding these proteins:
- a CDS encoding amino acid permease: MATGTLGKNKSQKITFFGALLIVLGASIGAGIFFKSKAVIENSGYNLGLAIGSWVFACFAIVAMAIALIEISSATKKSNLSVIIWNKLFNSESFFQISKNFIIYLYLPFTYFVLPVYFMQILQDAIAAFGLESSSDWNIKFDWVIVLVVSIAIVIYFFIISLNTKVAEFHNKIILIAKFIPIFVTVIVGFILYFQGGSNKLLSQPEFASVEKIKTEGVSISSSLPGVGVLISMAGIFFSYEGFFTAAGLQSEMKEPKKTPIAILLGIGITTIIYLFIAIATSIVGDGSISSFINIAKNELKWHPLTIKLILGTTFLLIGISLLGIINVFTLWGPRALEELIYKNEFFLLKRWKKYVNLNKPVVSTYFLIIFSVLALIIFTLIGVFGFDDQEYGTYGQKLNNLYSFADITGNWSALISFLLIAAAIYGCIKNRKTKKIAVEKQKYFLFFGYISVICISLILLFAVVVPIVDLFTILIYQPEIENFNLILKTRVTKVIVLILFIIVPVFPVFWTYLTKKIKKTVKKSKL, from the coding sequence ATGGCAACAGGAACGCTTGGAAAGAACAAGTCTCAGAAAATCACCTTTTTCGGCGCTCTTTTAATCGTCCTTGGCGCAAGTATAGGTGCAGGAATCTTTTTTAAATCCAAGGCCGTTATCGAAAATTCAGGTTATAATCTTGGACTTGCAATTGGAAGTTGAGTTTTTGCTTGTTTTGCAATTGTTGCCATGGCAATTGCATTAATTGAAATTTCATCTGCGACAAAAAAATCAAATTTATCTGTCATTATTTGAAATAAACTCTTTAATTCTGAGAGTTTTTTTCAAATTTCAAAAAATTTCATAATTTATTTATATTTACCCTTTACTTATTTTGTTTTGCCTGTTTATTTTATGCAAATTTTGCAAGATGCAATTGCAGCTTTTGGCCTTGAATCATCTAGTGATTGAAATATAAAATTTGACTGAGTTATTGTTTTGGTTGTTTCAATTGCTATTGTTATTTACTTTTTTATAATTAGTCTAAACACAAAAGTTGCTGAATTTCACAATAAAATTATTTTAATTGCAAAATTTATCCCTATTTTTGTGACAGTTATTGTTGGATTTATTTTATATTTTCAAGGCGGTTCAAACAAACTTCTTTCACAACCTGAATTTGCAAGTGTTGAAAAAATAAAAACTGAAGGAGTTTCAATTTCCTCAAGTTTGCCTGGCGTTGGTGTTTTAATTTCAATGGCTGGAATATTTTTTTCATATGAAGGATTTTTTACCGCCGCTGGTTTGCAATCAGAAATGAAAGAACCTAAAAAAACGCCAATTGCTATTCTTTTAGGAATTGGAATCACCACAATAATATATCTTTTTATTGCAATTGCAACTTCAATTGTTGGCGATGGTTCAATTTCGTCATTTATTAATATTGCAAAAAATGAATTAAAATGGCATCCACTTACAATTAAATTAATTTTAGGGACAACTTTTTTACTAATTGGAATTAGTCTTCTTGGAATTATTAATGTTTTTACATTGTGAGGCCCACGCGCACTTGAAGAATTAATTTACAAAAACGAGTTTTTTTTGCTCAAAAGGTGAAAAAAATATGTAAATTTAAATAAACCTGTTGTTTCAACTTATTTTTTAATTATTTTTTCAGTTTTGGCGCTAATTATTTTTACACTAATTGGTGTTTTTGGCTTTGATGATCAAGAATATGGAACTTATGGCCAAAAATTAAATAATTTATATTCATTTGCTGATATTACTGGAAATTGATCGGCTTTGATTAGTTTTTTACTGATTGCTGCTGCTATTTATGGATGTATTAAAAATCGAAAAACAAAAAAAATTGCTGTCGAAAAACAAAAATACTTCCTGTTTTTTGGTTATATTTCCGTAATTTGCATTTCATTAATTTTATTATTCGCAGTTGTTGTACCAATTGTCGATCTTTTTACAATTTTGATTTATCAACCTGAGATTGAAAATTTTAACTTAATTCTAAAAACTAGAGTTACAAAAGTTATTGTTCTTATTTTATTTATAATTGTCCCTGTTTTTCCGGTATTTTGAACCTATTTAACAAAAAAAATAAAAAAAACTGTTAAAAAAAGCAAATTATAA
- the pfkA gene encoding 6-phosphofructokinase has protein sequence MSKKIAILTSGGDSPGMNSAISALVKSALNSGFEPYLILEGYLGILNKNIILASEFPYNGISSFGGTAIGSTRFPEFKDEEIQKKAAKILTDMGISSLIVIGGDGTYKGGYKLHLQGIKVIALPGTIDNDIQFTDYTIGFDSALNTIVESVDKLRDTANSHRRCFVVEVMGCHCPDLALYSTIATGSELVITNTNRLSAEEASKIVLEQFKKGKPSVIITVLEYVLPNLKEFAAQIEKLTNITTRAFEVGHIQRGGRPSAFDRILATKMAMKAIELIDEGKSGLAIGYLDGKIQAHDITEVVSTSVERTNELAQKINKINQN, from the coding sequence ATGTCAAAAAAAATAGCAATTTTAACTTCTGGTGGTGACTCACCAGGAATGAATTCTGCTATAAGTGCTCTTGTTAAATCTGCACTTAATTCAGGATTTGAACCATATTTAATTTTAGAAGGCTACCTTGGAATTTTAAATAAAAATATTATATTAGCCTCTGAATTTCCGTATAACGGTATCTCTAGTTTTGGTGGCACAGCAATTGGTTCTACCCGTTTTCCGGAATTTAAAGACGAAGAAATTCAAAAAAAAGCTGCTAAAATCTTAACAGATATGGGTATTTCTTCTTTAATTGTTATTGGTGGAGATGGAACTTACAAAGGTGGTTATAAACTTCATTTGCAAGGAATTAAAGTAATCGCTCTACCAGGAACAATTGATAATGATATTCAATTTACTGATTATACAATTGGATTTGATTCAGCTTTAAATACAATTGTAGAAAGTGTTGACAAATTAAGAGATACTGCTAATTCCCATCGACGTTGTTTTGTTGTCGAAGTAATGGGATGCCATTGTCCAGATTTAGCTTTGTATTCAACAATTGCAACCGGAAGTGAACTTGTTATTACTAACACAAATCGTCTAAGCGCAGAAGAAGCATCAAAAATTGTTCTTGAGCAATTTAAAAAAGGTAAACCGAGCGTTATTATCACAGTTTTAGAGTATGTTTTACCAAATTTAAAAGAATTTGCTGCTCAAATTGAAAAATTAACTAATATAACAACAAGAGCTTTTGAAGTTGGACATATTCAAAGAGGGGGAAGACCTTCGGCATTTGACCGAATATTAGCAACTAAGATGGCAATGAAAGCAATTGAGTTAATTGATGAAGGTAAATCAGGGCTTGCAATTGGTTATTTAGACGGAAAAATTCAAGCTCACGATATAACCGAAGTAGTTTCGACCTCAGTTGAAAGAACAAACGAATTAGCTCAAAAAATTAACAAAATTAATCAAAATTAA
- a CDS encoding adenine phosphoribosyltransferase produces MKINLENYIRTVDNFPKKGISFKDISPLLANGKALNYAIVEMASLAKDVDIIVGPDARGFLFGTPTAAFLSKPFIMVRKAGKLPGDVEEFAYDLEYGSAILEVQTGMIKPGQKVAIIDDVLATGGTVNAITKMIENAGAIVSKIIFLIELEQLEGRKKLENYEVTSLIKIK; encoded by the coding sequence ATGAAAATTAACTTAGAAAATTATATTCGCACAGTTGATAATTTCCCAAAAAAAGGGATTAGCTTTAAAGATATTTCGCCATTACTTGCCAATGGTAAAGCTTTAAATTATGCAATTGTTGAAATGGCATCGCTTGCTAAAGATGTTGATATTATTGTTGGACCAGATGCTCGAGGGTTTTTATTCGGAACACCAACAGCCGCTTTTCTTTCAAAACCATTCATAATGGTTAGAAAAGCCGGAAAATTGCCAGGTGATGTCGAAGAATTTGCCTATGATTTAGAATATGGATCTGCAATTTTAGAAGTTCAAACCGGAATGATCAAACCAGGCCAAAAAGTGGCTATTATTGATGATGTGCTCGCAACTGGAGGAACTGTAAATGCCATCACAAAAATGATCGAAAATGCCGGAGCTATTGTTTCAAAAATTATCTTTTTAATTGAGCTTGAACAATTAGAAGGTCGAAAAAAATTAGAAAATTATGAGGTTACTTCACTCATTAAAATAAAGTAA
- a CDS encoding alpha/beta fold hydrolase, with protein sequence MSNSIWPYPFIINQSPHNKINIVFCHGFNSSHKIFGGVIESISKEIGVNFYAYTLPGNNLTPAKDNQLYVDYYADLTVEFIKKLNIKNVVLVGHSMGGGYGALVYKRIPELISKMVFIGPMNKANLPLKDLFYEKFFPKTPEEMLEFLPIYEYDKEKYKDPKYLEWAKATFNYEYFNNYYIVTLSKNLLKNNMMDQIEDGIKSIKCPTLLVLGEKDGIVLQQETKSYFESLIPHVQTEIIPKTGHLIYTENPEYFNRIFIDFLKK encoded by the coding sequence ATGTCTAATTCAATTTGACCTTACCCTTTTATTATTAATCAAAGTCCGCACAATAAAATTAATATTGTTTTTTGCCACGGTTTTAACTCAAGCCATAAAATTTTTGGTGGCGTAATTGAGTCAATTAGCAAAGAAATTGGGGTAAATTTTTATGCCTACACTCTTCCAGGAAATAATTTAACACCCGCAAAAGACAATCAACTTTATGTTGATTATTATGCAGATTTGACAGTTGAATTTATTAAAAAATTAAATATTAAAAACGTTGTTTTAGTTGGTCACTCAATGGGAGGCGGATATGGAGCTTTAGTTTATAAAAGAATTCCCGAATTAATTTCAAAAATGGTTTTCATTGGCCCAATGAATAAAGCTAATTTGCCATTAAAAGATTTATTTTACGAAAAATTCTTCCCAAAAACACCTGAAGAAATGCTAGAATTTTTGCCAATTTATGAGTATGATAAAGAAAAATATAAAGATCCTAAATATTTAGAATGAGCAAAAGCCACCTTTAATTACGAATATTTTAATAATTACTATATTGTAACTCTCAGTAAAAATTTACTAAAAAATAATATGATGGATCAAATTGAGGACGGTATTAAATCAATAAAATGTCCAACACTTCTTGTTTTAGGTGAAAAAGATGGAATTGTTCTACAACAAGAAACTAAGTCATATTTTGAAAGTCTAATTCCACACGTCCAAACCGAAATCATACCAAAAACTGGTCACTTGATTTATACAGAAAATCCTGAATATTTCAACAGAATTTTTATTGATTTTCTAAAAAAATAG
- the rpmG gene encoding 50S ribosomal protein L33 has protein sequence MPREGLTLRCIDCKMENYITKKNKKTKPEKIEVKKHCHKCNKHTLHREKK, from the coding sequence ATGCCAAGAGAAGGTCTAACATTAAGATGCATTGATTGCAAAATGGAAAATTACATCACTAAAAAAAATAAAAAAACAAAACCTGAAAAAATTGAAGTAAAAAAACATTGCCACAAATGCAACAAACACACTTTACACCGTGAGAAAAAATAA
- a CDS encoding aminopeptidase P family protein, producing MNPKYLNKAFEENNLDVIISFSYQTRLWLTKVSATDGLLFIQKGDSYLFVDGRYIEAAQKNAKNCQVLLITKQNLENFLAQKKYHRIGVEAEYLTVEQLNKIKQWFPNSEIINLSAQLFRIIKTEEEIQNIQKAVNISLEAYTKILPKIQPGLTEKSVDIELNYQMKLLGAEKESFDSIIATGPNSAMPHWRASSAKILDNDLLKIDFGALYNGYCADITRTSYLGKLEAKKEEILEIVKKAAELGRKKVAPGVKASEIDKACRDYIDQKGYGQYFVHSTGHGVGIDIHELPVVSTNSDTILEPGMVITVEPGIYIPGLGGARIEDVVLVTKKGFKTLSREEES from the coding sequence ATGAATCCTAAATATTTAAATAAAGCTTTTGAAGAAAATAATTTAGATGTTATAATTTCATTTTCTTACCAAACTCGCCTTTGATTGACAAAAGTTTCAGCTACTGATGGACTTTTATTTATTCAAAAGGGCGATTCTTATTTGTTTGTTGATGGTCGTTATATTGAAGCAGCCCAAAAAAATGCTAAAAATTGTCAAGTTTTACTAATTACCAAGCAAAATCTTGAAAACTTTTTAGCCCAAAAGAAATATCACCGAATTGGAGTTGAGGCTGAATATTTAACGGTTGAACAACTTAATAAAATCAAACAGTGATTCCCTAATTCTGAAATTATTAATTTATCAGCTCAACTTTTTCGAATTATTAAAACTGAAGAAGAAATTCAAAACATCCAAAAAGCAGTTAATATTTCACTTGAAGCCTACACCAAAATTTTGCCAAAAATTCAACCAGGTTTAACTGAAAAATCAGTTGATATTGAACTAAATTATCAAATGAAATTACTTGGTGCCGAAAAAGAATCTTTTGATTCAATAATTGCAACCGGTCCAAATTCAGCAATGCCTCATTGAAGAGCTAGTTCGGCAAAAATTCTTGATAATGATCTTCTAAAAATTGATTTTGGTGCTCTTTATAATGGTTATTGTGCTGATATTACTCGAACTTCATATCTTGGAAAACTTGAGGCAAAAAAAGAGGAAATTCTTGAAATAGTCAAAAAAGCAGCAGAATTAGGTCGTAAAAAAGTTGCCCCTGGTGTTAAAGCATCAGAAATTGATAAAGCTTGCCGTGATTATATCGACCAAAAAGGTTATGGACAATATTTTGTTCACTCAACTGGTCACGGAGTTGGAATTGATATTCACGAATTGCCTGTTGTTAGCACTAATAGTGATACAATTTTAGAACCAGGAATGGTTATAACTGTTGAACCTGGAATATATATCCCCGGACTTGGTGGTGCTCGAATCGAGGATGTTGTTCTTGTAACTAAAAAAGGATTTAAAACACTTTCTCGAGAAGAAGAATCATAA
- a CDS encoding AAA family ATPase — translation MKLIKIEIEGFKSFAEPVSIKFDGSIVGIIGPNGSGKSNINDAIKWVLGEKSAKQLRGYNMDDVIFAGSKTVAPVEKAMVKLTFSDESREDSAQIFTISRLIKRGQGTNEYFYNDQPVRYKDIRNLAIEAGISKSSLAIISQGTISEIAESTPEQRKLVIEEVAGTSKYKNDKQEAIVKLDQTLMGIEKIEIRVKELETQAKQLEKQAKNAKIYLEKSKQLESVEVGLIVSDIKKYQAELEKIDEQLSRLKFEEPKFVSEIESNERIINDNVQKRTQTDLEITEKSNQISNLKSEINNINLTYAKMTQLQEMILSQQINVNFEQKIAALKQKYDQILVEKDNFLNLISQNKQTKSEVAQKIADLSAKKSEIDSKLNSLNSEKIISQTQIFELQKTLESRSFLPKGTKVIVENSHLFSGYCGLVSDLIKIPQKYTDAIETALGSSLKQIVVEKPENAVEAINFLKKNHAGSATFIPLSTLKPRFIPDLYLTHLQTQESFIGIGSNLVNYEKKYQILADFLLGGVIVNDTIDNVNKISKFVDHKFVVVTLDGDIVRTSGIISGGFKQKNDSVHSLELRIDDLKNKVNFFEKKIQEFKVESNNLEQSINKESYFLQQTQISLDELENKYNAAKNELDKIRIENQGIEAVSQSDEINSKVNETLKQKIELENSIAALESELKILNREKQEYDSQISKLTVLVQQLYQSQRNVNAELNQNQTNKDKYEFLLSNLKTTLSQKYNLTFESALETHQLEIETQDAHDLVNSLNSEIKALGNINLDAIEDFETTSNRLEKLKTSHHELEVARSKILEVISDLDKIIIAKTQEIVDLVNSEFNLVFQNMFGGGSAKIYFSDKNDILNSGIEISAQPPGKTIKNIRLFSGGEKAIIAISLLFSIIKARPIPLCILDEVEAALDESNVIRYVEFLKQLKQKTQFLIITHRHGTMSRVDQLLGITMQKRGVSSIFSVELSKAKEILKDELQ, via the coding sequence ATGAAATTAATTAAAATTGAAATTGAAGGTTTTAAATCCTTTGCCGAACCCGTCAGCATCAAATTTGACGGTTCTATTGTTGGAATAATTGGACCAAATGGTTCTGGGAAATCAAACATAAATGATGCGATTAAATGGGTTTTAGGTGAAAAATCAGCAAAACAGCTACGTGGATACAATATGGACGATGTTATTTTTGCTGGTTCAAAAACAGTCGCTCCTGTTGAAAAAGCAATGGTAAAATTAACATTTAGTGATGAAAGCCGCGAAGATTCTGCCCAAATTTTTACAATTTCACGACTTATTAAAAGAGGTCAGGGCACTAATGAATATTTTTATAATGATCAACCAGTTAGGTATAAAGATATCCGTAATTTAGCAATCGAGGCTGGAATTTCAAAGTCATCACTTGCAATTATTTCTCAAGGTACAATTTCTGAAATTGCCGAGTCAACTCCTGAGCAAAGAAAGCTTGTAATTGAAGAAGTTGCCGGAACTTCCAAGTACAAAAATGACAAACAAGAAGCTATTGTAAAACTTGATCAGACCCTTATGGGTATTGAAAAGATTGAAATTCGTGTAAAAGAGCTTGAAACTCAAGCAAAACAACTTGAAAAACAAGCAAAAAATGCCAAAATATATTTAGAAAAATCAAAACAATTAGAATCAGTTGAAGTTGGATTAATTGTTAGTGATATCAAAAAGTATCAAGCTGAATTAGAAAAAATTGATGAGCAATTATCACGCCTTAAATTTGAAGAGCCTAAATTTGTAAGTGAAATTGAATCTAATGAAAGAATAATAAATGACAATGTCCAAAAAAGAACACAAACTGATCTAGAAATTACTGAAAAAAGCAATCAAATAAGTAATCTTAAAAGCGAAATTAACAATATAAACCTAACTTATGCTAAAATGACACAACTTCAGGAGATGATATTATCCCAGCAAATTAATGTTAATTTTGAGCAAAAAATAGCCGCTTTAAAGCAAAAGTATGATCAAATTCTAGTTGAAAAAGACAATTTTTTGAACCTAATTAGTCAAAACAAACAAACAAAATCAGAAGTTGCTCAAAAAATTGCTGATTTAAGTGCCAAAAAATCAGAAATTGACTCAAAATTAAACAGTTTAAATTCTGAAAAAATAATAAGTCAAACACAAATTTTTGAACTGCAAAAAACACTTGAATCTAGGTCATTTTTGCCCAAAGGCACAAAAGTAATCGTTGAAAATAGTCATCTTTTTTCAGGTTATTGCGGTCTTGTTTCTGATTTAATTAAAATTCCACAAAAATATACAGATGCAATTGAGACTGCTCTTGGCTCAAGTTTGAAACAAATTGTTGTTGAAAAACCAGAAAATGCCGTTGAGGCGATTAATTTCTTGAAAAAAAATCACGCCGGAAGTGCAACATTTATTCCACTTTCAACATTAAAACCACGATTTATTCCTGATTTGTATTTAACTCACCTTCAAACTCAAGAGAGTTTTATCGGAATTGGTTCTAATTTGGTAAATTATGAGAAAAAATACCAAATTCTAGCTGATTTTTTACTTGGTGGCGTTATTGTTAATGATACAATCGACAATGTTAATAAAATTTCTAAATTTGTTGATCATAAATTTGTTGTTGTCACTTTAGATGGTGATATTGTCCGCACAAGTGGAATAATTTCCGGTGGTTTTAAACAAAAAAATGATTCAGTTCATTCTTTGGAGTTAAGAATTGATGACCTTAAAAATAAAGTGAATTTTTTTGAGAAAAAAATTCAAGAATTTAAGGTAGAATCTAATAATCTTGAACAAAGCATTAATAAAGAATCTTACTTTTTGCAGCAAACACAAATTTCTCTTGATGAATTAGAAAATAAATATAATGCTGCAAAAAATGAGCTTGACAAAATTAGAATTGAAAATCAAGGAATTGAAGCTGTATCTCAAAGTGATGAAATTAATTCAAAAGTCAACGAAACTTTAAAACAAAAAATCGAACTTGAAAATTCAATTGCAGCCCTTGAATCTGAACTAAAAATTTTAAATCGTGAAAAACAAGAATATGACTCCCAAATTTCTAAATTAACAGTTTTAGTTCAGCAACTCTATCAAAGTCAACGAAATGTTAATGCCGAATTGAATCAAAATCAAACAAACAAAGACAAATATGAGTTTCTTTTATCAAATCTAAAAACCACTTTGTCGCAAAAATATAATTTAACCTTTGAATCAGCGCTTGAAACACACCAATTAGAAATTGAAACTCAAGATGCCCACGATCTTGTTAATAGTTTAAATTCGGAAATAAAAGCGCTAGGTAATATAAATCTTGATGCAATTGAAGATTTTGAGACCACATCAAATCGACTTGAAAAATTAAAAACTAGTCATCATGAACTTGAAGTGGCTAGATCAAAAATTTTAGAAGTAATTTCTGATCTTGACAAAATTATAATTGCAAAAACTCAGGAAATTGTTGACCTTGTAAATTCAGAATTTAACTTAGTTTTTCAAAATATGTTTGGTGGTGGAAGTGCTAAAATTTACTTTAGTGACAAAAATGATATTTTGAATTCTGGAATTGAAATAAGTGCTCAACCACCAGGCAAAACTATCAAAAATATCCGTCTTTTTTCAGGTGGTGAAAAAGCAATAATCGCAATTTCACTATTATTTTCAATTATAAAAGCCCGGCCAATTCCACTTTGTATTCTTGACGAAGTCGAGGCTGCCCTTGATGAGTCAAATGTAATTCGTTATGTTGAATTTTTAAAGCAACTAAAACAAAAAACACAATTTTTAATTATCACTCACCGTCATGGAACAATGTCGCGCGTTGATCAACTTTTAGGAATTACAATGCAAAAACGAGGAGTTAGTTCAATTTTTTCTGTTGAACTTTCCAAAGCAAAAGAAATTTTAAAAGATGAACTTCAATAA
- a CDS encoding alpha-ketoacid dehydrogenase subunit beta — MANSDKIALNNIGAVTNAIDLMMEKDPRVVLWGEDAGFEGGVFRATEGLQKKYGIDRVWDAPIAEASICGVAVGAAIAGLRPIAEMQFQGFSFPAFQQLFAHAVRYRNRSRGRFTVPMVLRMPMAGGVRALEHHSEAIEAMFAHIPGVKVVMPSTPYDTKGLLIAAINDPDPVVFLEPKKIYRAFKQEVPAGIYEVPIGKANVIKEGSDLTLVTYGAQVHESIAAIQALSSTPGLEDVDVELIDLRTIKPVDTETIIESVKKTGRILVVHEAVKSFSVSAEIITRVNEKAFEYLEAAPARLTGYDITVPLAKGENFHTITKEKIIDKIRQIMNS; from the coding sequence ATGGCAAATTCAGATAAAATCGCTCTAAATAATATCGGTGCAGTTACAAATGCTATTGATTTAATGATGGAAAAAGATCCTCGCGTTGTTCTTTGAGGAGAAGATGCTGGATTTGAAGGTGGAGTTTTCCGTGCAACTGAAGGATTACAAAAAAAATACGGAATTGATCGTGTTTGAGACGCCCCAATAGCCGAAGCATCTATTTGTGGTGTTGCAGTTGGAGCAGCCATTGCCGGGCTACGTCCAATTGCAGAAATGCAATTCCAAGGTTTCTCATTCCCTGCCTTTCAACAGCTTTTTGCTCACGCAGTCCGTTATCGTAACCGTTCTCGTGGTCGGTTTACTGTGCCAATGGTTTTAAGAATGCCAATGGCAGGTGGGGTTCGTGCTCTAGAGCACCACTCAGAAGCAATTGAAGCAATGTTTGCCCACATTCCTGGAGTAAAAGTTGTTATGCCTTCAACTCCATATGACACAAAAGGTCTTTTAATTGCCGCAATTAATGACCCAGATCCGGTTGTATTTCTTGAGCCAAAAAAAATATACCGTGCATTTAAACAAGAAGTTCCTGCTGGAATTTATGAAGTTCCAATCGGAAAAGCTAATGTAATTAAAGAAGGAAGTGACTTAACACTCGTAACTTACGGTGCACAAGTTCACGAATCAATCGCCGCTATTCAAGCTCTTAGTTCAACTCCTGGACTTGAAGATGTTGATGTTGAATTAATTGACCTAAGAACAATTAAGCCAGTTGATACTGAAACTATTATCGAATCAGTTAAGAAAACTGGACGTATTTTAGTTGTTCATGAAGCTGTTAAATCTTTTTCAGTTTCAGCCGAAATTATAACTCGTGTTAACGAAAAAGCATTTGAATATTTAGAAGCAGCTCCTGCTCGTCTTACTGGATATGACATTACAGTTCCGTTAGCAAAAGGTGAAAATTTCCACACAATTACAAAAGAAAAAATAATCGATAAAATTCGTCAAATTATGAACTCTTAA
- the pdhA gene encoding pyruvate dehydrogenase (acetyl-transferring) E1 component subunit alpha, which produces MEKFRYVKPDQIMDKDHEMIRYLDIDGNLLTSTVFGELDEKKDIRLSADQIKKAYEFMVLSRQQDVYMTQLQRQGRMLTFAPNFGEEALQVASGMALTKEDWFVPAFRSNATMLYLGVPMINQMQYWNGSEKGNVIPEGVNVLPINIPIGTQFSHAAGIAYAAKLTGKKIVSMSFIGNGGTAEGEFYEALNIASIWKWPVVFCVNNNQWAISTPNKYENAASTIAAKAKAAGMPGVRVDGNDLLASYEVIQEAVDYARAGNGPVLVEFVTWRQGVHTSSDNPRIYRTEEEEKEHEKWEPMHRIEKYMFDRGMLTEEEKQKIWDDSLAVVKETYEKSLIGLDSTIEEIFDYTYETLPPELEEQKQEAIEFFKGAK; this is translated from the coding sequence ATGGAAAAATTTCGTTACGTCAAACCTGACCAAATCATGGACAAAGACCATGAAATGATTAGGTATCTCGATATTGATGGAAATCTCTTAACTTCGACTGTTTTTGGCGAACTTGATGAGAAAAAAGATATTAGATTATCTGCTGATCAAATCAAAAAAGCCTATGAATTTATGGTTTTATCACGTCAACAAGACGTTTATATGACCCAACTTCAACGTCAAGGTCGAATGTTAACTTTTGCCCCTAACTTTGGTGAAGAAGCTCTCCAAGTTGCTTCAGGAATGGCACTTACAAAAGAAGACTGATTCGTTCCTGCTTTCCGTTCAAATGCAACAATGTTATATCTTGGTGTTCCAATGATAAATCAAATGCAATACTGAAACGGGAGTGAAAAAGGAAACGTAATTCCTGAAGGTGTTAATGTTTTACCAATTAACATTCCAATCGGAACTCAATTTTCACACGCTGCCGGAATTGCTTATGCTGCTAAATTAACCGGTAAAAAAATTGTTTCAATGAGTTTTATTGGTAATGGTGGAACTGCTGAAGGTGAATTTTACGAAGCTCTAAATATTGCAAGTATTTGAAAATGACCTGTTGTATTTTGTGTAAATAATAACCAATGAGCTATTTCAACACCTAATAAATACGAAAATGCCGCTTCAACAATTGCTGCAAAAGCAAAAGCTGCCGGAATGCCTGGAGTTCGTGTTGACGGAAATGACCTTTTAGCTTCCTACGAAGTAATTCAAGAAGCAGTGGACTATGCTCGTGCCGGAAATGGTCCTGTTCTTGTTGAATTTGTTACTTGACGTCAAGGTGTTCACACTTCTTCTGACAACCCAAGAATTTATCGAACTGAAGAAGAAGAAAAAGAACACGAAAAATGAGAGCCAATGCACCGTATTGAAAAATACATGTTTGATCGTGGCATGTTAACTGAAGAAGAAAAACAAAAAATTTGAGATGATTCTTTAGCTGTTGTTAAAGAAACTTACGAAAAATCTCTAATTGGTTTAGATTCAACAATCGAAGAAATTTTCGATTACACCTATGAGACCTTACCTCCAGAACTTGAAGAACAAAAACAAGAAGCAATCGAATTTTTTAAAGGAGCTAAATAA